A window of the Brassica oleracea var. oleracea cultivar TO1000 chromosome C1, BOL, whole genome shotgun sequence genome harbors these coding sequences:
- the LOC106342426 gene encoding (6-4)DNA photolyase — translation MRRLSSSVCSPSSHRLNPVTSMATGSNSLIWFRKGLRVHDNPALEHASKASSGSMYPVFVIDPRYMEPDPSAFSPGSSRAGVNRIRFLLESLKDLDSGLKKLGSRLLVLRGEPGEVLVRCLQEWKVKRLCFEYDTDPYYQALDFKVKEYASSVGVEVFSPVSHTLFNPTDIIQKNGGKAPLSYQSFLKIAGEPSCAESELLMSYSSLPPIGDVGSIGVSEVPTLEELGYREDEQDEWTPFRGGESEALKRLNNSISDKAWVANFEKPKGDPSAFLKPATTVLSPYLKFGCLSSRYFYQCLQRVYKDVKKHTSPPVSLLGQLLWREFFYTTAFGTRNFDKMKGNPICKQIPWKEDHDMLAAWRDGKTGYPWIDAIMVQLLKWGWMHHLARHSVACFLTRGDLFIHWEQGRDVFERLLIDSDWAINNGNWMWLSCSSFFYQYNRIYSPVSFGKKYDPDGKYIRHFLPVLKDMPKQYIYEPWTAPLSVQTKAKCIVGKDYPKPMVMHDAASKECKRKMGEAYALNKKMNGNIGDDDLKDLRRKLETDEESNIRNQRPKLNQVLKYLMRF, via the exons ATGCGACGATTATCCTCCTCCGTCTGTTCACCGTCAAGTCACCGTCTCAACCCCGTAACATCCATGGCCACCGGATCCAATTCCCTGATTTGGTTCCGTAAAGGTCTCCGTGTCCACGACAACCCGGCTCTCGAACACGCCTCAAAGGCCTCCTCCGGATCTATGTACCCGGTTTTCGTGATCGACCCGCGTTACATGGAGCCGGACCCATCTGCGTTCTCTCCCGGTTCGTCGCGCGCGGGAGTAAACCGGATCCGGTTCTTGCTTGAGAGCCTCAAGGATCTCGATTCCGGTTTGAAGAAACTCGGTTCTCGGTTGCTGGTTCTGAGAGGCGAACCCGGTGAGGTCCTGGTTCGTTGCTTGCAAGAG TGGAAGGTGAAGAGGCTTTGCTTTGAGTATGATACTGATCCGTATTATCAAGCTCTAGACTTTAAAGTCAAG GAGTATGCTTCTTCGGTTGGTGTTGAGGTTTTCTCTCCAGTGAGCCATACTCTTTTCAATCCCACTGATATTATACAGAAA AATGGTGGGAAGGCACCTTTGAGTTATCAGTCGTTTCTGAAGATCGCCGGGGAGCCTTCTTGTGCTGAATCTGAACTTTTGATGTCTTATTCTTCACTTCCACCGATTGGAGATGTTGGGAGTATTGGAGTTTCGGAAGTTCCAACACTTGAGGAGCTTGGATACAGAGAGGATGAACAA GATGAATGGACGCCTTTTAGAGGTGGTGAATCAGAGGCCTTGAAACGATTGAATAATTCAATCAGTGATAAG GCATGGGTGGCTAACTTTGAGAAACCAAAGGGGGATCCATCTGCATTCTTGAAGCCCGCAACTACTGTTTTGTCACCTTATTTGAAA TTTGGATGTCTGTCTTCGAGGTACTTTTATCAATGCCTTCAACGTGTTTATAAGGATGTGAAAAAGCATACATCGCCGCCAGTTTCTCTCCTTGGACAG TTGTTGTGGCGAGAATTTTTCTATACCACTGCGTTTGGAACTCGTAACTTTGACAAAATGAAGGGAAACCCAATCTGCAAACAG ATTCCATGGAAAGAGGATCATGATATGTTGGCTGCTTGGAGGGATGGTAAGACAGGGTACCCTTGGATTGATGCCATCATGGTTCAG CTTCTGAAATGGGGTTGGATGCACCATCTAGCGCGTCACTCTGTAGCCTGTTTCCTAACTCGTGGGGATCTG TTCATACACTGGGAACAAGGGCGTGATGTGTTCGAGAGGCTTTTGATTGATTCAGACTGGGCAATTAATAATGGGAACTGGATGTGGTTATCATGTTCCTCCTTCTTTTACCAG TACAATCGCATATACTCACCTGTATCTTTTGGAAAGAAGTATGATCCTGATGGCAAGTACATTAGGCATTTTCTCCCGGTCCTGAAAG ATATGCCAAAGCAGTATATTTATGAGCCATGGACAGCGCCGTTGAGCGTTCAAACTAAAGCTAAGTGCATAGTTGGGAAGGACTACCCAAAGCCAA TGGTTATGCATGATGCAGCAAGCAAGGAGTGCAAGAGGAAGATGGGAGAAGCGTACGCATTGAACAAGAAGATGAATGGTAACATCGGTGATGATGACTTGAAGGATTTGAGGAGAAAGCTTGAGACAGATGAAGAGTCGAACATCAGGAATCAACGACCAAAACTCAACCAAGTACTAAAGTATCTAATGAGATTTTGA